The region CTGTCTGAGGGACTTCCATTCCTTGTCGTGACAATTGGCTTTGAGAAGAACATCGTCCTGACAAGAGCGGTTCTCTCGCATGCCATCGAGCATCGCAGACCCGTCAAGGGTGGCAAGCAATCCGCGATTGATGCCTCGAGCGCCATTCAGTCAGCTATTTACCTTGCaatcaaggagaagggctTCGATATTGTCAAGGACTATGCTATCGAGGTCGGCATCTTGGTGCTGGGCGCCGCCTCTGGTGTTCAGGGTGGCCTTCAGCAAttctgcttcttggccgcgTGGATTCTGTTCTTTGACTGCATCCTGCTCTTTTCCTTCTATACGGCTATTCTCTGCATCAAGTTGGAAATCAACAGGATCAAGCGCCACGTTGAGATGCGCAAGGctttggaggatgatggtgtcAGCCACCGCGTCGCTGAGAATGTGGCTCAGAGCAACGATTGGCCCAGAGCAGATGGTCAGGACAAGCCTGGCACCACCATCTTTGGCCGTCAGATCAAGAGCACCCATATCCCCAAATTCAAGGTGCTCATGGTTTCTGGGTTTGTTCTTATCAATGCCCTCAACTTGGCCTCGATTCCCTTCCGCAGCGCCGATTCTATTTCGAACATCTCTTCATGGGCTCGCGGTCTTGGCGGGGTCGTTACGTCGCCCCCTGTTGACCCTTTCAAGGTTGCCTCCAACGGTCTCGAGTTTGTGTTGGAATCTGCCAAGGCTGAGGGTCGTGAGACTGTCGTCACTGTTCTTACCCCGATTCGCTACGAGCTCGAGTTCCCCTCTGTTCACTACGACTTGCCCCAGCAGCTCGACAacgttggtggtgatgatatcACCGAGCTGGGCTACGGTGGTCGCATGGTGGGCGGCATCCTCAAGAGCTTGGAAGACCCAATTCTGTCCAAGTGGATTGTCGTGGCTTTGGCTCTCAGTGTGGCTCTCAACGGATACCTTTTCAACGCCGCCAGGTGGGGCATCAAGGACCCCAATGTCCCAACTCACCCCATCGACCCCAAGGAGCTGGCCGATGCGCAGAGGTTCAACGATACCGAGTCTGCAACCCTCCCTCTGGGCGAATACATTCGCACCTCGCCAACGCCCGCCCCTTCAATCCCGCCTACTCCTGCTTTGACGGATGACGAGGCCGAACCCTCAAAGGAGTCCGGTTCGGAACCTCAAGCTCCCGCTGTCCCTCGCACCcaggccgagctcgagaagatGGTTGCCGAGAAGCGCGCACATGAACTCACCGATGCCGAGATCGTTGCTCTTTCCCTTCGTGGCAAGATCCCTGGTTATGCTTTGGAGAAGACGCTCAAGGATTTCACCCGCGCTGTCAAGGTCCGCCGCTCCATCATTTCTCGCACCAAGGCTACTTCAGAGCTCACCAACCTTTTGGAACGATCCAAGCTCCCGTACCAGAACTACAACTGGGCTCAGGTGCACGGTGCTTGCTGCGAAAATGTTATTGGATACATGCCCCTCCCAGTTGGTGTTGCCGGCCCCCTTGTCATTGACGGACAGAGCTACTTCATTCCCATGGCTACTACTGAAGGTGTCTTGGTGGCCAGTGCAAGCAGAGGCTGCAAGGCTATCAactctggtggtggtgctgtcaCCGTTCTTACCGCCGATGGCATGACCCGTGGTCCTTGCGTCAGCTTCGAGACGCTTGAGAGAGCCGGTTACGCCAAGCTCTGGCTTGATTCCGAGAAGGGTCAGAATGTTATGAAGAAGGCTTTCAACTCTACCAGTCGCTTCGCTCGTCTTGAGACTATGAAGACCGCTATTGCCGGTACGAACCTGTACATCCGTTTCAAGACCACAACCGGTGATGCCATGGGCATGAACATGATTTCCAAGGGTGTCGAGCACGCCCTCAGTGTCATGCGCAACGAAGGCTTCGAGGATATGAACATTGTCACTGTCAGCGGTAACTACTGCACCGACAAGAAGCCTGCTGCCATCAACTGGATCGAGGGCCGTGGCAAGAGTGTTGTCGCTGAGGCCATCATTCCTGCCGAGGTTGTGAAGAGCGTACTGAAGACTGATGTTGACACCATGGTTGCCCTCAATGTCGACAAGAACTTGATTGGTTCTGCCATGGCCGGTTCTGTCGGTGGCTTCAACGCCCACGCTGCCAACATCGTCGCCGCTATTTTCCTCGCAACAGGTCAGGATCCCGCGCAGGTGGTTGAGAGCGCCAACTgcatcaccatcatgaaGAAGTAAGTTTTGGCCTGATTTTATTGTTGTGAATACACAAAATGCTAACGACTCTGTCTCTAGCCTGCGTGGGTCTCTGCAAATATCCGTCTCCATGCCTTCCATCGAAGTCGGCACTCTTGGCGGCGGCACCATCCTCGACCCCCAAGGTTCGATGCTTGACCTTCTCGGCGTCCGTGGCCCTCATCCCACCAGCCCAGGAGAGAACGCCAGGCGGTTGGCTCGTATTGTCGCTGCCGCTGTTCTTGCCGGTGAGCTCTCGCTCTGCAGTGCTCTCGCTGCCGGGCATCTTGTCAAGGCACACATGCAACATAACCGCTCCGCTCCTCCCACAAGGAGCACAACACCAGCTCCCATGGCGAGTGGGTTTGAGCGGGCGGCGTCGACCACGGCGCTGAGCGCGGCTGCGATTGAGCGGTCGAGGCGCTGAGGTGAGTCTTGACGTTTATTCTCTGTATATAAGTTTAGACATGGTCAACtgaggggttgtggaggggaatGTTGTGTGTAGATATAGACATAAAATTCGGACTGGCCACAGTAGTGATATTTGTGGCGGTTAATACTATTTTTGTTCCAAACAAGCAAAACTCGCGAACTTTTTCAAAAGAGAAGGTTTCGAGGTTTCTCATGCGCTTCCTATTCTCATAGGTAGCCAGTGACGCGTTCTGCATGTGCGTTTGTTCTAGGGGGATTGTTTTGGAAGAGGTGAGGATAATTTTGAGTGGTGTATTCACAGGAAATGGTTGAACCCAATGATGGGATTCTGATATCTCCGAATTACCTACTCGGATTTACAAATGTCCTGAAACGGATCAGGTCGTTCCATTGAGACCACCTCGTACACTTCTTTTGCCTTGAGGCACTGTCAGACATTGATTGCACTGTGCTTGCCCGTGTATGGTTTAGGCTGACAATTTTATGAGAGGCGAggaagttttttttttttaaaaaaaaaacacaggGGCCGTTTTCCAGCTGCTGTGGTTTTCTGCTGACTGCCGTGGCTTTGATGAGAAAGTCTTGCTAATTTGGTGTCACAACAGGGTGGATCATCGGGAACCGAGCCCAGTGTGAGTGAGGCGGCAGCTGTTGAAAGCCCTGCCACGAGGTGTGCGACAAAgaaataccaccaccaccaccacttgcAGCCTAAGGAGATGGGAAAGTGGCCCGGAAATAAGAAGCGTGGTTAGTCGCGAAGGCGCgaagatgatggcggtgggtgGCTTGCTTGTCTTGTGAGCGGTGAGGGACAGTGTCAAGTCACACCgattgttctttttttctgcttcttttccctttttggggggttggtttgttggCGAATGGGTTAGGGGAGTTCTTTAGGGAGAGAGCAAGTCGCACATTGTGAGACAAGTTGTGGAAGGGTTGAGAACGTGGTAGTCTGAGATTGGGGGTTGTACATGAGGCTGTCTAAAAATCCTGAGAGGAAAAACTAAAATGAGGGATCAGAAGGGGGACCAAAAGTCAATGATGACGGTGTCTTTTGTAGAAGGCTCTTGTTCCCCGCGTTGTCGAGCATCGGCACCGGCCGCCGCCCCCCATGGTTTGCTGCTGCGTCTGATGTGTCGTTTTTTGCCGATTCGGCTTGACAGAATGTCACCTTCTGATCACCACTCTTTTTCCAACTGTTCGGTATGTGGGATTGACCCACAGCCCTTTCTTTCTGCCTTGCGTAATGGGTAGACTTTCCCATCTTTGCTTTGCCTCCGGAGTTTAGAAAGCCCTGGGTAGCTGTTATTAATCGATAGCGTCTTTGGGCCTAGTGGTGCCGTCATTCATCAAGACATC is a window of Podospora pseudopauciseta strain CBS 411.78 chromosome 1, whole genome shotgun sequence DNA encoding:
- the HMG1 gene encoding 3-hydroxy-3-methylglutaryl-coenzyme A (HMG-CoA) reductase isozyme (EggNog:ENOG503NUYR; COG:I; BUSCO:EOG092608ZS), with the protein product MIAASLLPARFRGEQPASQAAAPSWFNKKVTPLLQVLSKLTSTHPIHTIVVVALLASSSYIGLLEDSLFGASISVRKAEWSSLVEGSRRLRVGEDTAWKWQNDDSEAPIPEGADHLALLTLVFPETMSSDASRVPPVVNAVPIPQNLSIKSLPSTSNSFSTYAQDSALAFSIPYSQAPEFLSVAQEIPNDESAQESRETEHGREQKMWIMKAARVQTRSSLIRWVHNAWVEFTDLLKNAETLDIVIMALGYISMHLTFVSLFLSMRRMGSNFWLATSVIFSSVFSFLFGLFVTTKLGVPISMVLLSEGLPFLVVTIGFEKNIVLTRAVLSHAIEHRRPVKGGKQSAIDASSAIQSAIYLAIKEKGFDIVKDYAIEVGILVLGAASGVQGGLQQFCFLAAWILFFDCILLFSFYTAILCIKLEINRIKRHVEMRKALEDDGVSHRVAENVAQSNDWPRADGQDKPGTTIFGRQIKSTHIPKFKVLMVSGFVLINALNLASIPFRSADSISNISSWARGLGGVVTSPPVDPFKVASNGLEFVLESAKAEGRETVVTVLTPIRYELEFPSVHYDLPQQLDNVGGDDITELGYGGRMVGGILKSLEDPILSKWIVVALALSVALNGYLFNAARWGIKDPNVPTHPIDPKELADAQRFNDTESATLPLGEYIRTSPTPAPSIPPTPALTDDEAEPSKESGSEPQAPAVPRTQAELEKMVAEKRAHELTDAEIVALSLRGKIPGYALEKTLKDFTRAVKVRRSIISRTKATSELTNLLERSKLPYQNYNWAQVHGACCENVIGYMPLPVGVAGPLVIDGQSYFIPMATTEGVLVASASRGCKAINSGGGAVTVLTADGMTRGPCVSFETLERAGYAKLWLDSEKGQNVMKKAFNSTSRFARLETMKTAIAGTNLYIRFKTTTGDAMGMNMISKGVEHALSVMRNEGFEDMNIVTVSGNYCTDKKPAAINWIEGRGKSVVAEAIIPAEVVKSVLKTDVDTMVALNVDKNLIGSAMAGSVGGFNAHAANIVAAIFLATGQDPAQVVESANCITIMKNLRGSLQISVSMPSIEVGTLGGGTILDPQGSMLDLLGVRGPHPTSPGENARRLARIVAAAVLAGELSLCSALAAGHLVKAHMQHNRSAPPTRSTTPAPMASGFERAASTTALSAAAIERSRR